From Alienimonas californiensis, a single genomic window includes:
- a CDS encoding type VI secretion system protein TssA, whose product MMSAGLPFRVDDLVAPCPGDDPCGEELGYGSEKFEIRDLAKELRSEEPGALGWKEVRDRATTALAETSKDLDLLTSFSEAALELHGVAGLGAALEVAGKLCEQYWDDLYPRVGEEDAADDLEARSTRLASLMDASGPDLPRRLRARELDTPPDTPNADLRKAFYQTAAAEIDACLAALNALEQAVDQGFEASFEKYDSVLPKSMRAEDFKPSGESLRDALRDRRDAVRDAFELAFPGADLDAAVASSDGEDAGADDAPAAAAAAPGGGPAGAPAGPPRTRAEAVNRLRQAVDYFRTAEPHSPVSLLVERAIRWAELPLTDVLAELVKDSDVLSKIRETLGVPEPKSEDDY is encoded by the coding sequence GGCTCCGAGAAGTTCGAAATCCGCGACCTCGCCAAGGAACTGCGGAGCGAAGAGCCGGGGGCCCTCGGGTGGAAGGAGGTCCGCGATCGGGCGACGACGGCGCTCGCGGAAACCTCCAAGGATCTCGACCTGCTGACCTCCTTCTCCGAGGCGGCCCTGGAGCTGCACGGGGTCGCGGGGCTGGGGGCGGCCCTGGAGGTCGCCGGCAAACTGTGCGAACAGTACTGGGACGACCTGTACCCGCGGGTGGGCGAGGAGGACGCCGCCGACGATCTGGAGGCGCGGTCCACCCGGTTGGCCTCGCTGATGGACGCGTCCGGCCCGGACCTCCCCCGCCGCCTGCGGGCCCGGGAACTCGACACGCCGCCGGACACCCCCAACGCCGACCTGCGCAAAGCCTTTTACCAGACCGCCGCCGCGGAGATTGACGCCTGCCTCGCCGCGCTGAACGCGCTGGAGCAGGCGGTGGATCAGGGGTTCGAGGCCTCCTTCGAGAAGTACGACAGCGTCCTGCCGAAATCGATGCGGGCGGAGGACTTCAAGCCGTCCGGCGAGTCGCTGCGCGACGCCCTGCGGGATCGGCGGGACGCGGTGCGGGACGCCTTCGAACTGGCCTTCCCCGGCGCGGACCTCGACGCCGCGGTCGCGTCGTCGGACGGCGAGGACGCCGGAGCGGACGACGCCCCGGCCGCCGCGGCGGCCGCGCCCGGCGGCGGGCCGGCGGGCGCCCCGGCCGGACCGCCCCGCACCCGGGCGGAGGCCGTGAACCGCCTGCGGCAGGCGGTGGACTACTTCCGCACCGCCGAGCCGCACAGCCCGGTCTCCCTGTTGGTGGAGCGGGCGATCCGCTGGGCGGAGTTGCCGCTGACGGACGTTCTCGCTGAACTGGTCAAAGATTCCGATGTGTTGAGTAAGATCCGCGAGACGCTCGGCGTGCCCGAACCGAAATCGGAGGACGACTATTGA